A genomic region of [Eubacterium] eligens ATCC 27750 contains the following coding sequences:
- a CDS encoding hemolysin family protein, protein MNDGHPADGKEKKFSSLFKRFGRGKRDEDVTEEIMDMVNESHEQGVLEENEAEMIGNIFEFGEKQASDVMTHRNNIVALDNDITVKEAFDRVMEENYSRYPVYDGDIDNITGVLHIRDLLKIYVEESNQSRKLGEVGKEILFQPYCIPETRNISPLFRQMQSDKIHMAIVVDEYGQTAGIITMEDILEEIVGNILDEYDDEEEQIVTDADGSYIIEGQADLEDVEARLGIEFECEDIDTLSGFMIYKLGKIPDDGESFEVEYNGYIFKTLEVRNRMILKVKVEKENREGHIDG, encoded by the coding sequence ATGAATGACGGCCATCCCGCGGATGGGAAAGAAAAGAAGTTTTCGTCACTGTTTAAGAGATTTGGCAGAGGAAAACGCGATGAGGATGTAACAGAAGAGATAATGGATATGGTTAATGAGAGCCATGAACAGGGTGTGCTTGAGGAGAATGAGGCTGAGATGATTGGCAATATATTCGAATTTGGAGAAAAGCAGGCATCAGATGTAATGACTCACAGAAACAATATTGTAGCACTTGATAATGATATTACGGTTAAAGAGGCATTTGACCGTGTTATGGAAGAAAATTATTCAAGGTATCCGGTATATGATGGAGATATTGATAATATAACAGGTGTGTTACATATCCGTGATCTTCTCAAAATATATGTAGAGGAAAGCAACCAGAGCAGAAAACTTGGTGAGGTTGGGAAAGAAATACTTTTTCAGCCATATTGCATACCTGAGACGAGAAATATAAGTCCATTATTCAGGCAGATGCAGTCAGATAAAATCCATATGGCTATAGTTGTGGATGAATATGGACAGACAGCAGGAATCATAACAATGGAGGATATACTTGAGGAAATAGTAGGTAATATCCTTGATGAATATGATGACGAAGAGGAACAGATAGTAACCGACGCAGACGGTTCTTATATAATAGAAGGTCAGGCTGATCTTGAAGATGTGGAAGCCAGGTTAGGAATAGAATTTGAGTGTGAGGATATTGATACACTCAGTGGTTTTATGATTTATAAGCTTGGCAAAATACCCGATGATGGGGAGAGCTTTGAAGTTGAGTATAATGGGTACATATTTAAGACTCTTGAAGTCCGTAACAGGATGATACTTAAAGTTAAAGTAGAAAAGGAAAATCGGGAAGGACATATTGACGGATAA
- a CDS encoding sensor domain-containing diguanylate cyclase, whose translation MRKYELDISYEGNMPNEVEFTLDDRYVVKIGDERFYNLMGETMLSAFNGLVHPDDVTTFEHFVNSDMSEEYCVVRCLIKNGTYRWMLLLKKKIYNVGSERMVKLVAQDIIVISNDFDMYYHRVRKYRALMNVIEEKIFEYDPETRMLTIYCYRNNKSEIFERMDLIEWRDACINKGYVTNDDVIHFEALCTSILSGMSSFTVKFSSSIMSRGERVDNLVFNGQALMIESDKRLTVGVISEPDKRTRVVQEHTDMDEAKLDSATGIYNKKAITDMITEEINKAAVENKNRQMYLMILDIDNFKRVNDSYGHYFGDEVIKSFADSLRMSVGGRGLVGRIGGDEFMVLLKDVSVEEIRIMLKSMRKGLKMLLAQKQPEYLFSTSIGISQFSKDGTDFETLFKIADAALYIAKEKGKDRYIIYDYDKHGDILADMKHDIAFGNEFMKPMAKYELAANIVMKVSLGQMKVMDVLSEIMDKLNIHGISIFAGNDMKCIYSTGHYKIKVENASYIYKDGYESHFDEYGINCVNNIASLTINFPEAFGRLRDNNICSFVQMKTMGNDEQEYTFEFDIFGTNRRKWSDTDISMLKMIVLGMTNAISGRLTD comes from the coding sequence ATGCGTAAATATGAATTAGATATTTCATACGAAGGCAATATGCCTAATGAGGTTGAATTCACACTCGATGACAGATATGTTGTCAAAATTGGAGATGAAAGATTTTATAATCTTATGGGAGAGACAATGCTCTCAGCTTTTAACGGACTTGTTCACCCTGATGATGTAACTACATTTGAACATTTTGTTAATTCTGATATGTCAGAGGAATATTGCGTTGTCAGATGTCTTATTAAGAATGGAACATATCGCTGGATGCTCCTTCTAAAAAAGAAGATATATAATGTCGGTTCTGAACGTATGGTAAAGCTTGTTGCGCAGGATATTATTGTTATATCTAATGACTTTGACATGTATTATCACAGGGTAAGAAAATACAGAGCTTTAATGAATGTTATTGAAGAAAAGATTTTTGAATATGACCCAGAGACACGGATGCTGACAATATATTGCTACAGAAATAATAAATCCGAGATATTCGAGAGAATGGATCTTATTGAGTGGAGAGACGCATGCATTAATAAGGGATATGTTACTAATGATGATGTTATTCATTTTGAAGCATTATGCACAAGCATCTTAAGCGGCATGTCTAGTTTTACAGTGAAGTTCAGTTCATCTATTATGTCTAGGGGAGAAAGAGTCGATAATCTCGTGTTTAATGGACAGGCATTAATGATAGAGTCTGATAAGAGACTCACTGTTGGTGTTATTTCTGAGCCAGACAAAAGAACCAGAGTGGTTCAGGAGCACACAGATATGGACGAGGCAAAGCTTGACTCTGCTACCGGAATATATAACAAGAAAGCCATTACTGACATGATAACGGAAGAAATCAATAAAGCAGCTGTTGAAAACAAGAATAGACAAATGTATCTTATGATACTGGATATTGATAATTTTAAGAGAGTTAATGACAGCTACGGGCATTATTTTGGTGATGAAGTAATTAAATCTTTTGCAGATTCATTAAGAATGTCAGTAGGAGGAAGAGGCCTTGTTGGAAGAATTGGCGGCGATGAGTTTATGGTACTTCTTAAAGATGTATCAGTAGAAGAAATCCGCATAATGCTTAAATCCATGAGAAAAGGTCTGAAAATGTTACTGGCACAGAAGCAGCCTGAATATCTGTTTTCTACTTCAATAGGAATTTCCCAGTTTTCAAAAGACGGAACTGATTTTGAAACTTTATTTAAGATTGCAGATGCAGCATTGTATATTGCAAAAGAAAAGGGTAAAGACAGGTACATAATATATGATTACGACAAGCATGGCGATATATTGGCTGATATGAAGCATGATATTGCATTTGGCAATGAATTTATGAAGCCTATGGCGAAGTATGAGCTTGCAGCTAATATCGTTATGAAGGTTTCACTTGGACAGATGAAAGTCATGGATGTTCTTTCTGAGATAATGGATAAGCTTAATATTCATGGTATAAGTATATTTGCAGGAAATGATATGAAGTGCATATACAGTACAGGTCATTACAAGATTAAGGTCGAAAATGCTTCATATATATATAAAGATGGATATGAAAGCCACTTTGACGAATATGGTATCAATTGTGTTAATAATATTGCATCGCTTACAATTAATTTCCCAGAGGCATTTGGCAGATTAAGAGATAATAATATCTGTTCATTTGTCCAGATGAAAACTATGGGAAACGATGAGCAGGAATATACGTTTGAATTCGATATATTTGGAACTAACAGAAGAAAATGGAGTGACACAGATATATCAATGTTAAAAATGATTGTCCTTGGCATGACAAATGCTATAAGTGGGCGATTGACAGATTGA